Proteins encoded within one genomic window of Brassica rapa cultivar Chiifu-401-42 chromosome A09, CAAS_Brap_v3.01, whole genome shotgun sequence:
- the LOC103838444 gene encoding G-type lectin S-receptor-like serine/threonine-protein kinase At1g61480 isoform X2 gives MEMTWFAFFLLFTMILSFSHGEITTESPLSIGKTLSSSNGVYELGFFSLNNSQNQYVGIWFKGITPPVVVWVANREKPVTDSKANLSISSNGTLLLLDRNHGAVWSSGGTFASNSSRAELSDSGNLIVIDNVSGRTLWESFAHLSDTMLPFSPLTCDLTTGEKRVLTSWKSYTDPSPGDFVTQITPQVPSQVLTTRGSKPYYRSGPWAKTRFTGIPLMNETLASEFSYPQDANGSVSFSFVGRDSKLPRLVLTPEGRLKRFQRSGTKWEVTYEGPANSCDFYGLCGPFGLCVRSVPPKCKCFKGFVPKYKEEWERGNWTEGCVRRTELLCYGNSTGKSQNVFHHVANIKPPDFYKFANLDAEECYQSCLQNCSCLAFAFIREIGCLMWNHELMDTVQFSSGGELLSIRLARSELDGNKRKKTITASLVSLFLFVILGSSVFCVWRYRVKHNEIISNDASQDAWSNDLTPQDFSSLCFFEMNTIQTATNNFSLSNKLGHGGFGSVYKGKLQDGKEIAVKRLSSSSRQGKEEFMNEIVLISKLQHRNLVRILGCCIDGEERLLIYEFMVNKSLDTFLFDSSKKHKIDWQKRFDIIQGIARGLLYLHHDSRLRVIHRDLKVSNILLDENMNPKISDFGLARMFEGTQCEENTRRVVGTLGYMSPEYAWTGIFSEKSDIYAFGVLLLEIISGEKISRFNYAKEGKDLLEYVWGSWCENGGIFLLDKDVDDSSHPLEVARCVQIGLLCVQHQPVDRPNTLELMSMLTTKSDLPSPEKPIFVVHKRDYESLSNPLITFNEMTQSVIIGR, from the exons ATGGAGATGACGTGGTTTGCTTTCTTTCTCTTGTTCACCATGATATTAAGTTTTAGTCATGGAGAAATAACTACAGAGAGTCCTTTGTCAATAGGAAAAACTCTCAGTTCCTCTAATGGAGTTTATGAACTTGGGTTCTTTAGTCTTAACAACTCCCAAAATCAGTATGTCGGAATCTGGTTCAAAGGTATCACTCCCCCGGTGGTTGTGTGGGTGGCCAATAGAGAAAAGCCTGTTACAGACTCCAAGGCAAATCTAAGTATCAGCAGCAATGGAACTCTTCTCTTATTGGATAGAAACCATGGCGCTGTCTGGTCTAGTGGAGGAACTTTCGCATCTAATAGTTCTCGTGCAGAGCTTTCAGACAGTGGAAATCTTATTGTCATAGATAATGTTTCCGGACGAACACTATGGGAAAGCTTTGCGCATCTTAGTGATACTATGCTCCCTTTCTCACCCTTGACGTGTGATCTCACGACCGGTGAGAAGCGGGTGTTGACTTCTTGGAAAAGTTACACTGATCCATCGCCTGGTGATTTTGTGACTCAGATTACACCGCAAGTGCCATCACAGGTGCTTACCACGAGAGGCTCAAAGCCTTATTATAGAAGCGGTCCATGGGCTAAAACAAGGTTCACCGGGATACCGCTAATGAATGAAACGTTAGCAAGTGAATTCAGCTATCCGCAGGATGCAAACGGGTCAGTGTCTTTCTCTTTTGTAGGAAGAGACTCCAAACTTCCGCGTCTAGTTTTGACACCAGAGGGCCGTCTGAAGAGGTTTCAACGTAGTGGGACCAAGTGGGAAGTAACCTACGAGGGTCCAGCCAATTCATGCGATTTTTATGGTTTATGTGGACCTTTTGGGTTGTGCGTTAGGTCAGTACCTCCAAAGTGTAAATGCTTCAAAGGGTTTGTTCCAAAATATAAAGAGGAGTGGGAAAGAGGAAACTGGACTGAAGGTTGTGTAAGGCGAACCGAACTACTTTGTTATGGAAACTCTACTGGCAAATCTCAAAATGTCTTCCATCATGTTGCCAACATAAAGCCTCCAGACTTTTACAAATTTGCAAATTTGGATGCTGAAGAATGCTACCAAAGTTGCCTCCAAAACTGTTCTTGCTTGGCCTTTGCTTTTATTCGGGAAATTGGGTGCTTAATGTGGAATCATGAGTTAATGGACACAGTGCAGTTTTCTTCAGGAGGAGAGCTTCTTTCCATTCGTCTTGCACGTTCTGAGTTGG ATGGAAATAAGCGCAAGAAGACCATTACTGCTAGTCTTGTCagcctttttctttttgtgataTTGGGTTCTTCTGTGTTTTGTGTTTGGAGATACAGAGTGAAACATAATG AAATAATATCAAACGATGCTTCACAAGATGCATGGAGCAATGATCTGACACCACAAGATTTCTCaagtttatgtttctttgaaATGAATACTATTCAAACTGCCACCAATAATTTTAGTCTCTCAAATAAACTTGGGCATGGCGGATTTGGTTCAGTTTATAAG GGGAAGCTTCAAGATGGCAAAGAAATTGCTGTAAAACGGCTTTCTAGCAGCTCTAGACAGGGAAAAGAGGAATTCATGAATGAGATAGTACTCATCTCAAAACTACAACACAGAAACTTAGTACGAATTTTGGGATGTTGCATTGACGGAGAAGAGAGACTGTTGATTTATGAGTTCATGGTGAACAAAAGTCTTGATACTTTTCTCTTTG ATTCAAGTAAAAAGCATAAGATTGATTGGCAAAAGAGATTTGATATCATTCAAGGTATTGCGCGTGGACTTCTCTATCTCCACCATGACTCACGCCTCAGGGTCATTCACCGAGATCTCAAGGTCAGCAATATTCTTCTGGATGAGAACATGAACCCGAAAATATCAGATTTTGGTTTGGCTCGGATGTTTGAGGGAACCCAATGTGAGGAAAATACGCGCAGGGTTGTTGGAACTCT AGGATATATGTCTCCTGAGTATGCATGGACAGGGATATTCTCTGAGAAATCAGACATCTATGCTTTTGGAGTTCTTTTGTTAgaaatcatcagtggagaaaaGATCTCAAGATTCAACTATGCAAAAGAAGGAAAAGACCTACTTGAATAT GTATGGGGGTCTTGGTGTGAAAATGGAGGAATTTTTCTCTTGGACAAAGATGTTGATGATTCATCCCACCCACTAGAAGTAGCTAGATGTGTTCAGATTGGTCTCCTCTGTGTTCAACACCAACCAGTGGACAGACCCAACACACTTGAGTTGATGTCTATGCTCACCACAAAATCAGACCTCCCATCACCAGAGAAACCTATATTTGTAGTGCATAAGAGAGATTATGAATCCTTGTCTAATCCTTTGATTACCTTCAATGAGATGACACAGTCTGTGATCATCGGGCGTTAA
- the LOC103838444 gene encoding G-type lectin S-receptor-like serine/threonine-protein kinase At1g61480 isoform X1 has translation MEMTWFAFFLLFTMILSFSHGEITTESPLSIGKTLSSSNGVYELGFFSLNNSQNQYVGIWFKGITPPVVVWVANREKPVTDSKANLSISSNGTLLLLDRNHGAVWSSGGTFASNSSRAELSDSGNLIVIDNVSGRTLWESFAHLSDTMLPFSPLTCDLTTGEKRVLTSWKSYTDPSPGDFVTQITPQVPSQVLTTRGSKPYYRSGPWAKTRFTGIPLMNETLASEFSYPQDANGSVSFSFVGRDSKLPRLVLTPEGRLKRFQRSGTKWEVTYEGPANSCDFYGLCGPFGLCVRSVPPKCKCFKGFVPKYKEEWERGNWTEGCVRRTELLCYGNSTGKSQNVFHHVANIKPPDFYKFANLDAEECYQSCLQNCSCLAFAFIREIGCLMWNHELMDTVQFSSGGELLSIRLARSELDGNKRKKTITASLVSLFLFVILGSSVFCVWRYRVKHNEIISNDASQDAWSNDLTPQDFSSLCFFEMNTIQTATNNFSLSNKLGHGGFGSVYKVRELYSTLLFCILCLCSQKLNLFQGKLQDGKEIAVKRLSSSSRQGKEEFMNEIVLISKLQHRNLVRILGCCIDGEERLLIYEFMVNKSLDTFLFDSSKKHKIDWQKRFDIIQGIARGLLYLHHDSRLRVIHRDLKVSNILLDENMNPKISDFGLARMFEGTQCEENTRRVVGTLGYMSPEYAWTGIFSEKSDIYAFGVLLLEIISGEKISRFNYAKEGKDLLEYVWGSWCENGGIFLLDKDVDDSSHPLEVARCVQIGLLCVQHQPVDRPNTLELMSMLTTKSDLPSPEKPIFVVHKRDYESLSNPLITFNEMTQSVIIGR, from the exons ATGGAGATGACGTGGTTTGCTTTCTTTCTCTTGTTCACCATGATATTAAGTTTTAGTCATGGAGAAATAACTACAGAGAGTCCTTTGTCAATAGGAAAAACTCTCAGTTCCTCTAATGGAGTTTATGAACTTGGGTTCTTTAGTCTTAACAACTCCCAAAATCAGTATGTCGGAATCTGGTTCAAAGGTATCACTCCCCCGGTGGTTGTGTGGGTGGCCAATAGAGAAAAGCCTGTTACAGACTCCAAGGCAAATCTAAGTATCAGCAGCAATGGAACTCTTCTCTTATTGGATAGAAACCATGGCGCTGTCTGGTCTAGTGGAGGAACTTTCGCATCTAATAGTTCTCGTGCAGAGCTTTCAGACAGTGGAAATCTTATTGTCATAGATAATGTTTCCGGACGAACACTATGGGAAAGCTTTGCGCATCTTAGTGATACTATGCTCCCTTTCTCACCCTTGACGTGTGATCTCACGACCGGTGAGAAGCGGGTGTTGACTTCTTGGAAAAGTTACACTGATCCATCGCCTGGTGATTTTGTGACTCAGATTACACCGCAAGTGCCATCACAGGTGCTTACCACGAGAGGCTCAAAGCCTTATTATAGAAGCGGTCCATGGGCTAAAACAAGGTTCACCGGGATACCGCTAATGAATGAAACGTTAGCAAGTGAATTCAGCTATCCGCAGGATGCAAACGGGTCAGTGTCTTTCTCTTTTGTAGGAAGAGACTCCAAACTTCCGCGTCTAGTTTTGACACCAGAGGGCCGTCTGAAGAGGTTTCAACGTAGTGGGACCAAGTGGGAAGTAACCTACGAGGGTCCAGCCAATTCATGCGATTTTTATGGTTTATGTGGACCTTTTGGGTTGTGCGTTAGGTCAGTACCTCCAAAGTGTAAATGCTTCAAAGGGTTTGTTCCAAAATATAAAGAGGAGTGGGAAAGAGGAAACTGGACTGAAGGTTGTGTAAGGCGAACCGAACTACTTTGTTATGGAAACTCTACTGGCAAATCTCAAAATGTCTTCCATCATGTTGCCAACATAAAGCCTCCAGACTTTTACAAATTTGCAAATTTGGATGCTGAAGAATGCTACCAAAGTTGCCTCCAAAACTGTTCTTGCTTGGCCTTTGCTTTTATTCGGGAAATTGGGTGCTTAATGTGGAATCATGAGTTAATGGACACAGTGCAGTTTTCTTCAGGAGGAGAGCTTCTTTCCATTCGTCTTGCACGTTCTGAGTTGG ATGGAAATAAGCGCAAGAAGACCATTACTGCTAGTCTTGTCagcctttttctttttgtgataTTGGGTTCTTCTGTGTTTTGTGTTTGGAGATACAGAGTGAAACATAATG AAATAATATCAAACGATGCTTCACAAGATGCATGGAGCAATGATCTGACACCACAAGATTTCTCaagtttatgtttctttgaaATGAATACTATTCAAACTGCCACCAATAATTTTAGTCTCTCAAATAAACTTGGGCATGGCGGATTTGGTTCAGTTTATAAGGTCAGAGAATTGTATTCCACTTTGCTCTTTTGTATTCTCTGTTTATGCTCTCAAAAATTAAATCTGTTTCAGGGGAAGCTTCAAGATGGCAAAGAAATTGCTGTAAAACGGCTTTCTAGCAGCTCTAGACAGGGAAAAGAGGAATTCATGAATGAGATAGTACTCATCTCAAAACTACAACACAGAAACTTAGTACGAATTTTGGGATGTTGCATTGACGGAGAAGAGAGACTGTTGATTTATGAGTTCATGGTGAACAAAAGTCTTGATACTTTTCTCTTTG ATTCAAGTAAAAAGCATAAGATTGATTGGCAAAAGAGATTTGATATCATTCAAGGTATTGCGCGTGGACTTCTCTATCTCCACCATGACTCACGCCTCAGGGTCATTCACCGAGATCTCAAGGTCAGCAATATTCTTCTGGATGAGAACATGAACCCGAAAATATCAGATTTTGGTTTGGCTCGGATGTTTGAGGGAACCCAATGTGAGGAAAATACGCGCAGGGTTGTTGGAACTCT AGGATATATGTCTCCTGAGTATGCATGGACAGGGATATTCTCTGAGAAATCAGACATCTATGCTTTTGGAGTTCTTTTGTTAgaaatcatcagtggagaaaaGATCTCAAGATTCAACTATGCAAAAGAAGGAAAAGACCTACTTGAATAT GTATGGGGGTCTTGGTGTGAAAATGGAGGAATTTTTCTCTTGGACAAAGATGTTGATGATTCATCCCACCCACTAGAAGTAGCTAGATGTGTTCAGATTGGTCTCCTCTGTGTTCAACACCAACCAGTGGACAGACCCAACACACTTGAGTTGATGTCTATGCTCACCACAAAATCAGACCTCCCATCACCAGAGAAACCTATATTTGTAGTGCATAAGAGAGATTATGAATCCTTGTCTAATCCTTTGATTACCTTCAATGAGATGACACAGTCTGTGATCATCGGGCGTTAA